Genomic DNA from Candidatus Binataceae bacterium:
CGCCTGCTGCAGGTGCTGCGCGAGAAATATCCGCAGGGCGCCGAGGACACTCAAGCGCGCACGCTCGCCTATTCAATCGCGTCGGCTCATCCGGATGCTATCGATACCCATTCGCTCGGCTACCATGGCCGCGAAGCTGCGTTGCTCCTGCGTGAAGGACAATCCTCGATGGCGCTTGCGCAGTGCGACGAGGCGCTGGCGCTGGAGCCGCCGCCGAGCGTGCATGCCGAGATGCTGTGGCTGAGGGCGCGCGCTTCGCGAGTGAATTCGGAGCGCGAGATGCTCGCGCTCAACGCCTATCTCAAGTACGCGCCGCACGGCGACAAAGCACCCGACGCGCTCTACCGGCTGGGCCATCTGCAATGGCGCACGGGCGATACGCAAGCCGCAAGGGCGACGTTCACTCGGCTGATCGAGGCGTTTCCGTCAAGCGCGTTCGCGCCCGCCGCGACGTTCGATGTTGGACGCGCCTTCGAAGACGACGCGAACTGGAACGCCGCGCGCGCCGCGTACCTGCGCCTGGTGCGAAGCTATCCGCATAGCGACGAGGCCGCCGACGGCCGCTTCCGTGCGCCCTTTGCGCTCTACATGATGGGCCAGTTCGACGCCGCCGCGCGCGAGTTCGCTTCGATGAAGCCGCTGGCCACCTCCGCCTCCGAGCGCGACGGGCTTTCTTACTGGCACGCGCGCTCGATGGAGCGCTCCGGTCAGGTCGCCGCGGCCAACACGATTTACCAGGGCCTCGCCCAAAGCACGGCCAGCAACTACTACCCGGAACTCGCGGCGCGGCGAATCGGCGCGCCTGTCGCCCAGAGAACGGCTGCTGACACGCTTGCGGCCGACGCCGCCGTGCCGTCCGCCGCGCCCGGCACTCTTGCCGCGTTTCATCTGGATCGCGTCGCGACGCTGAAGCGGCTCGGCATGACCTATCCGGAGATGGTCTATCTCGAGCCGCCGGAGTTGCGCGCGCTCGCCACGCAGGCTGCGAGCGATCCGCGCGTGCGCGATTTCGTGCTTGCCGAGCTGCAGCGCACGGGCGACTGGTACACGGCGATCGAAGTCGCGGTGCGGCTCGAGAAGAACGGCAGCCTCGATTCTTCGGCGACCGAGCGGGTGCGTTACCCGCGCGCCTACTGGGACACGATCGCGCAGGCCGCCAGCGGCGACGCGCTCGATCCCTACCTGGTGCTGGCGCTGGTCCGCCAGGAGAGCCTGTTCAATCCGCAGGCGCGGTCGGTGAGCGACGCGCGCGGCCTGATGCAGCTGATGCCGGCTACCGCCGACCGCGTGGGGCCGTCGGCCGGCGTCCAGCAAGCCTCGCTCAACCTCTATGATCCTTCGCTGAGCGTGCGCGTCGGCACGACCTATCTGAAGAGCCTGTTCGACATGTTCGGCGGCGATCCGTTCAAGGCGGTCGCGGCCTACAACGCGGGCGAGCATGCAGTGCAGAACTGGAACGCCAAGTATCCGGGCGACGACGATCAGTGGGTCGAGAATATCGGGTTTCGCGAAACTCGCGATTACGTAAAGCGGGTGATCGGCGGTTTGCGCGAGTACCGGATGCTCTATCCCTCACCTGCGGTCACGAGCGGCGGCGTGGCGCAGGCGCAGGGCCCGTCATAGAGCCGCCGAGCAGACCTGCCAATCGCCGCGCCGACGGCGGCGAGACCGTGAAAGCGGTCACCGAGCCGCTTGCGAGGCTGTCGGTCGAATCGTTCGTCGGCATCGACGTCGGCGAAAATTTCCTCGACCTCGCGCTCGTCAATGCTTCCCGGCGAACGATGTCGTTCCAATCGGTCGCGCTCGACGGTCTGGGCGAGACTCCTTGCACTGCGCTGGCTCGGAAAATCAAGGAAGTTGCTCCGGAACTGGACGCTCGCGCGACGGTGCTGGTCGATTCGCCGCGATGGCCGCGCGACCTCGACTGGTCGCAGGGAACCGAGGGGCGCGACCCGGTTCCGTCCCAGCGCGAAATCGACGTGGAACTCAAGCGGATCTTTCCCCTGCTGATGGGCGCGCCCGACGGCAAACCATACAAGCCGGGGCTCGCGATGTTTCCCACGCCGCTATACAGCTACTTCACGCAGTGGGCATACCATCCGAAGAGCAAACCCCATCTCGCAGCCATCACGAAGGAACTGTTTGACGCGCTCCTAAACGGCGATGGGGGCAAGAACGGCGATAGAGAAGAGACGAAGCAGGACGGCGTCGGCGGTGGAACCTTCACCCGCTTCA
This window encodes:
- a CDS encoding transglycosylase SLT domain-containing protein, coding for MLGLLSAVGLGALLATPARALGPAGTLVAPSIRADARCILAQFGILTVVPINPEQAFVEGYQAYVARDLMKTIERMTLAAEKYPALADYALFYLGSAQRDSGDQQSAAATFRRLSLSYPQSVFADQASLQYAEIEFKLGRLGDAQAAAAALAARNPAADIDSRAMLIGARAALGLGDAGGAFRLLQVLREKYPQGAEDTQARTLAYSIASAHPDAIDTHSLGYHGREAALLLREGQSSMALAQCDEALALEPPPSVHAEMLWLRARASRVNSEREMLALNAYLKYAPHGDKAPDALYRLGHLQWRTGDTQAARATFTRLIEAFPSSAFAPAATFDVGRAFEDDANWNAARAAYLRLVRSYPHSDEAADGRFRAPFALYMMGQFDAAAREFASMKPLATSASERDGLSYWHARSMERSGQVAAANTIYQGLAQSTASNYYPELAARRIGAPVAQRTAADTLAADAAVPSAAPGTLAAFHLDRVATLKRLGMTYPEMVYLEPPELRALATQAASDPRVRDFVLAELQRTGDWYTAIEVAVRLEKNGSLDSSATERVRYPRAYWDTIAQAASGDALDPYLVLALVRQESLFNPQARSVSDARGLMQLMPATADRVGPSAGVQQASLNLYDPSLSVRVGTTYLKSLFDMFGGDPFKAVAAYNAGEHAVQNWNAKYPGDDDQWVENIGFRETRDYVKRVIGGLREYRMLYPSPAVTSGGVAQAQGPS